A stretch of DNA from Oryza brachyantha chromosome 4, ObraRS2, whole genome shotgun sequence:
AAGTTCCAAGCGTGGAGACCCAATCGTACATGCCCAGATCTGCTAGTGGTGCCGGATGTTGAAAAACAGCTATGTTGGGACAAGCTGAAGGAGAAGATCACCTTTCCGCCAGATTCGGAACACATAGCTAAGAGAGCAAGCTTGCAATCAATGGGTATCCTATTTAAGAAGTTCAAGAGTGACCTTTTCAAGAAGTTCGTCGCCAAGGGGGAGACACCAAACTTTAAACTTCCACGGTGGGAAAAATTGGCAGACTTCTGGGATGAATTCGTCGAATACAAGACATCTAAAGAGGCAACGGAAATTAGTGAACGAAATAAGGCGAACTCTCTAAAGAATACAAACCCACACCGTCTTGGCCCTGGTGGTTATGTCAATAAGGAGGCAATATGGGATCAGCAGCAAAAGGAATTAGAGTCGAAGGGTATCCAACCAGTGGTGAAAGGATGGTCTAGGAGAATGAGAAACTACTCCATGGCTAGGGGGTTGACTCTCTCGGAGGACGGTGGCTTGATATTAAGAGGTACTCGACAAGCGGAAGTTATCCATAAGATAGTTGAGGCTTATGACAAATCATCGCAAGGCGAGTTCGTACCAGACCGTGAGAATGATGAGCTGACGCTGGCCCTTGGGAACAAAGAGCACCCTGGCCGCACGAGAGGAGTGGGTTTGGTTCCATGGAAGGTTGGCTTTCCAGACTCAGGAAATAGCTATAGATCGCGTAGTAGGGGCAAGGCTGTAGAGAGTCTTAGTTTGCAGCAAGAAATCACTGCAGCGGTGTCGTCACAGCTCCAAGCTAGGCTTGATGAACATGCAGCATTATTATCTGCGCAGTTTGAAGAAAAGTTACAAAATGCTCTTAGCCAGATGCAAGCTAACAGCACAAAATTACCTAGCCCAGCAGGAGCGAACCTAGCTGGTCTTAGGAAGAACAGTTGTGCATCTACTGAGCACGATGTACATTTCCCCTCTAGTTTTCCCGTGGATGAGATCACGAAACCAACTTCGTGCAAGCTCCACATACCATGGAAGCACCTTAGCAAAGAGGTGGCCGCGGGCATGGCATACCCGTGCGAGGTTGGTCAGGTCTTACATGGATGTCCACTTCCGGATGGTTACGGGAGGGTAGATTTGGAGCTTGTGAGGCCCCAGTACCTCAACAGATTGCTAGATATACCACCAGAGGACAATGTCACAACTCTTGGGCAAGCTGTACACTATCCCATCGCATGGTTGAAACAATACATTGTtctggatgatgatgatgaggttGTGTCTTCTCCAGCACATCATGGAGGCATCTTACCAGTGCATGAAACGCAACAGAAGAGTCCGACTCCCCAcccccctccacctccacaGATGAGAAAACAGAGATCTCACCGTAATACTCAGAAATCTACGCATATGATGCAATCAACATCGTCACAGAAGAGAAAACAAGAACTGATGGGCCCTCCAATGCTGTTGGATTCGAAGGAGACGAGTGGTAGTCTACCTATCACATCACACCTACGGACTAAAGAGAATGCgaagaaggggaaaaaacagaaaatacaGGTGGCTCCTCATATCCAAATTTCTTTAatgaaaacatcatattaTATGCTATAGATGctaattttctgatttttttctttatctacATTCAGGTCATTATGCATTCTCTCGCATCATTATGATGTTCACTGATGTGCAAGAACTTGGtcaatacaaaaaaaaaagacaaatccAGCCGATGTGCAGATCTGTGGGAACAAATGAGCATGTAATTTTTGTTTCACAAGTAGTTTTTCTTCTTGTGAACAGAATGGTAGATGATCAGCCTCATTTGGGTAAAAGATTATTTTGGACAAGGCAATGGAAGTATCGTCACATGTCttgtttttacttttgttAGAAAGCAACATATCTGCGTTAACAACATGGGGAACTGGATTTGTTAAGACCGAAGACACACAGAAACCATCTAAATTGTAGCTTTGTATGTGCTGATGTTGTACATCCTGTCattcaaaatttctatatCATCCCTACAATGTGGGACCTTTTTTCATAACTTCAATTGTtctaaaagactaaaatataaaaaaacattaggcCATAATTTAAGCTGTTATGTATAAGGTTGTTTTATGAACTATCCTGCCTGTAAAGGTTCGTTTGTAGATTACTTGTCAAGACCTCAGTGCCTCGACATTATCATACTAAAAAGTTCCTTTTGATGTAGTCATTACTATGATCATTGCAGTTTTGTTAACTTCCTTGAAGAGTGCCATATTTGGATGGTTGTGTCTCCATTTAGAGCCCTTATCATGCCTGTTTTTCTCATTGACTAGGGAGCACCTATCTGCTAGAAAGCAgaatcggctagaaacttttCGGATAATTTCTTGAAAGTgaatttagcttttttttttcccgaaaTGGAAGTGAACTTAGTCTGTGTTGTGAGTCAGTGAGTAATTGTGTTTTGTGTTATGCACTTCCTACTCTATAAATTTGACAATGTCACCCCAGGAGAAGTTAATCTATAATTGTGAAATGTGGTATTGAGATGTACACTTCTACCCTATAAACATGAGTCTGAGATACGTGAACTGTGATATTATCCTTATGATATACAGTGTTATTGTTAGTTGCTAATATTTGGAATTTctgatgatttgttttatagaaaaattggaATCAGTATGAGGGTCTCTATATTCCGACAAATACTCCTTACTGTATGCATTCCATTTTTATGTCCAATAATACGGAAATGAAAATGATACATTCCATTTTTATGTCCAATAATACAGAAATGAAAATGATAGAGCTGGTTTCCGTTAGtttttgagctgttttcatcCTTAGCTTGCACTACATCCTAAGAATAAATACTAAGAAAATATGAGCAATGTACAAGGATAGCCTAACCAATATTTTTTACCCTCTTGATTCTTCGACTCACAAACATGGATAGCCTTTCATTCATGTGCTTGGGCTTAACAAACTCCAAATGAAGCCATGCCTTAATCCAGTCCCGCCTAACCATCTTGAAGCATGGTTCCATATGCTCCCTCCTGTTTTTTATccgacaccgttgactttgaatttatgtttgaccgtttaccttatttaatttttttggtaaatatgcaaaattatgtCATGTTTAAAGTGTATCTGGTAACAAATCATATCAACAGTAATCTTTTTTCACAAGTGAGCCTCCTCTGCAGTCTTACCGTCCACTTTGGAAAGCCTTTCTTCCAAGGTATACAACCTTCCACTAGCCTTGTGCCTCTAggattctctcttttttctagggtgagattttttttgaaatgggGTAAGACTTGGCCTCTACATCCACTGGATGTACGTAACCACTGGTGGGGCATTTGTTGAAAATCTAGTcattattgatatattttaatctaGAAAAACATGATACTAGAaatgacatgtatataaagtgATATATTGGTAGTGCTAAACATGCACATGTTAATAATAGGAAAACATCAACTAGTAGCAAGTTTAATACAAGGATGACAGAAATAAAGTATCCGGAGTATGCTCCTAAGCTGGATGAGGCATTGTTACTATTGTTGCCTCTATTGGTGAAGTCATTCCTAGCTCCACCAATACCATTGCCATCTTCTTCTCTGTTGTCGCTACCATTGTCTCCACTAGTAGACATGACAATTTAGTGGATGAAGAAGTCGATGAAGATTGCGAGTAGTTGCGTGCAAGAATGTGCTCCCCAAAAACTTGATCGCTCGTCTACCCTTGCAGGTACTCAAGCGAGTGGGGTTCTAGTGGCCTGTTCGTTCCGACGACCCATGTGCACAGGTGATTAGAACCAAAGATACAGGAAACAACACAGAGCATAAGGTTGATGATTCTAGGGAAACCTTATGAAAGGAGGGATTGCCATAATGGAACGGTTTGTCAATCCTGGCAGGTAGAGATAtgagtgggagagaggagtttCGAAGGAATCAAATCCTGATTGATTCTTTGTCTGTTTCTCCTATAACGAGCGACCGAATAAATCTGATTGATTTCATGTATAACGATCACGCAATCCGTGACTATAGCCAGCTAGTCACGCCCTCGCCCAGTCTGGCTAGCTCGACGCGCGTGCACACATGTGATAGTCCTACTATCCTCTTAACCATCAAGGTATGTTATCTAATAACAACCTATTTAAGTTGAGATCCCTCCACATTGAATTCCAATGTGGTATTAATCCCCTTCATTAATCATGGGCATATTGAATTTACTGGGGTAAAATGGGCCTTACCCCATTGATCTAACAATCCCCACTAAATTTCATGTCTTACATGTTTGTTATGTTAGGTTACGGTGTACACAGCTAAGTTGATCTTTCACCTAGAAAATGCGTTACACCCGACCATAACGGAACAATGAATCGTGTCTTTAATTGTCAATCCTATGTAATCAAGTTCTACTCAAATCGGTAACTGATATTGGGTTATCGTTTGCATCCCTTTGTTTGGAACATATAAGTCATATCTAGACcttttcataaataagtaGAGATCACCCAAATCTCATAGGCTCTGACTAGCAGCCGAACTAATATTGGTGTGTTACTTCTAAATTATTCTGTAGGGCAATATACTTGATTTAAGAAAAACCACTCGGATCACATTATGGTTTGAATCAACTTGCCATATGAAGGAGAGAGAAGTACATCAAATAAACTAGCAATATATCCATGCTAACGCTTAGGtgtcataatattttcattaataCACCATTTAATTTCAGGctagtcaaattaattttCCTAACATAGGTCTAGTTGCACTTTAATTTGATTCAATTCATATATCGAACATACCTGTTGACGTATGGTGacattttgtaataaaaatcaaataattcaaaGAATGTTTATGTTTCTGACACCACACAATTTCATCTATCCATAAACATATTCAACcaaatgaatttcatggcCATATAGGTACCATTCA
This window harbors:
- the LOC102716207 gene encoding uncharacterized protein LOC102716207 — encoded protein: MVHEQERYDAADGDSSLGGSSSSDLNLNENQDPDNDPASGRSETSTSNDQRAHPPRGPNRMPRGHYIVTEVAANGKPLVPLVAVKAWRTSCGYIVKNYVPIKFQAWRPNRTCPDLLVVPDVEKQLCWDKLKEKITFPPDSEHIAKRASLQSMGILFKKFKSDLFKKFVAKGETPNFKLPRWEKLADFWDEFVEYKTSKEATEISERNKANSLKNTNPHRLGPGGYVNKEAIWDQQQKELESKGIQPVVKGWSRRMRNYSMARGLTLSEDGGLILRGTRQAEVIHKIVEAYDKSSQGEFVPDRENDELTLALGNKEHPGRTRGVGLVPWKVGFPDSGNSYRSRSRGKAVESLSLQQEITAAVSSQLQARLDEHAALLSAQFEEKLQNALSQMQANSTKLPSPAGANLAGLRKNSCASTEHDVHFPSSFPVDEITKPTSCKLHIPWKHLSKEVAAGMAYPCEVGQVLHGCPLPDGYGRVDLELVRPQYLNRLLDIPPEDNVTTLGQAVHYPIAWLKQYIVLDDDDEVVSSPAHHGGILPVHETQQKSPTPHPPPPPQMRKQRSHRNTQKSTHMMQSTSSQKRKQELMGPPMLLDSKETSGSLPITSHLRTKENAKKGKKQKIQVIMHSLASL